Genomic window (Alnus glutinosa chromosome 9, dhAlnGlut1.1, whole genome shotgun sequence):
TTAGGCTAAGCTTGGTACACTGGAATGATGATTCCTTTAGAATAGGAACAAGTATTACTAAGAATAAGAAGTTGGAATAGAATAACCattcttattcttttgtttggcaaCAATATAGGAATGACCAAATTTTTTAACTGGAATTGAATAATATTTCGCTTAAATTTCCTCAAATACCctagcttttaaaaaaaaaaaataataataaataaattccaacaaaagtatttattattttttttttacgcaaaaagagaaagaaaaaaagaaaagaagaagaagaagaagaatgttcAAAAGGGTGGTCGGCTACCGCAACAAAAGCTTTGGGGGTGGTGCAACCAACCCCGGTACCATGGGGGATGGTCGCGGCCACCACCAATGCGCCATGGAAGGTGGACACGGCCACCTCCGTTGCTCACGAGGGGTGGTTGCTCCACCTCTTATTGGCACCAGGGTTGGTGACATAAGGTTTGTTTAGGGGAAAAAACAATTAGGGCTATTCTATTCCCCATGAATAGCCATTCCTCCCAAAAATCCTTTTTGCAAGGAATGGCTATTcctcaaaatgaaaaatagccAATAAGAGGTTGGCACCGGGGGTGGTGATAGAAGGTTttttgaggggaaaaaaaaaattataaaattagggATATTCTATTCCCCATGAATGGCCATTCCTCCCAAAAATCCTTTTTGCGAGGAAAGGCTATTCCTCAAAATGATGAAGAGTCATTCTTGTGGAATCAGGGGCAGAACCACAACTACCCCCACAAGTTCCAACTGGTCCCCATAAAAATTTTACCCCCCCGCCCTCCTTTTTCAGTTTTGTTCCCCCAAACCTAAAATTCTAATTTTGCCCCTATGTGAATGGTAATTCCATTCTTGGACCTATCCCTGTCTACCAAACATGACCTTAGATTTTATattagttttgaaataaagCCATAAAGGCCAAGATAGGCTTCACTGCATGAAAAGCATGACTCTGAATTCCTGAGCTAACCAGTGAATAACTCTATTATATTGTTTACATTAGGATATCTCTAATAATGCAGTGACTCCCATGTATTCAAAGCAATATCCATGGCAATTGTAAAGAGGCAACCGTCACTGGGGAACTCTTCTTGTGGAATGATAAAACATTGCTCCAGTTATTCATGATTGATCAACTACATTATTGTATTTGAACTAGACACAAAAGCACTGTTGCTCACCAAAATATCAATCAACAGATCTTTTTCTAGCCACTAGTAAGGTTCCAAGGAACTCAGtttattgaaattttcatattttgaatcgAAGTTATAGCTAGAATTACTGCtacctttttctctccttttcgaTTAACAGGACGACAAAGGATCAGTCAATGGTTCAGGCAGTTCATGTGATTTCAACAGCCAATTCAGCAGTGGTGATCCCTAAAGAAAGAGACATCTAAATCTTGGTCACAGGCTCACAGTGGCATTATAAGGCATGTCTAGTTTcgttttttttggaataattacaAGCCAAAGGTATAAAGGCACAAACTTCATGAAACTCATGAAACTCAATTGTGTCCAAGTTTTGAACCCAGATTTCCCACATACAGGGCAGTGGCATGATCAGTCCGAACGTCCTTCTTTAGGAGATTTTTGAGTTCCAGTGCCTTTAATGGATATCAAATATTATAATGGCATTAAATTGCTTATTGCCATCATATGCTAGTGGTTtataaatttttcattattcCATACAAATgctattgaaattgaaaaataaaaaacaaggcAAAAAAGATCTTGAAAAGCAATATATAAGTtaacaaaatcaataaaatatttgagaCTTAAATCAAACGGGCCAAAATTTGTTCCATTCACTTGATTCAACAATTACTAAGTGAAGCAATGAAAAACCCTAGAAGACATTAAACTAATAAAGTTCACCTTGACTAAAATGGAGGGTAATCACTGGTCCAAGAAAAGGCAGGTCTGGGTTATAACTGAACATTCACCCCATGTTACACAAGAATAAGGAAAAATCTTGCAAAATTCGGGTCTCTTGATTTAAAAGACAGTTAGGGTTCCAGATTGTTGAAGTGTTGTCATGTCGAccattcattaaaaatataatgagAGAAGACAGTCTCatcataattgttttttttttttttttttttttgataagtaatagaaatttcattaaaaaagcataatgCGCTCCTTAGTACACAGGGAGAATACAAAGGAAGAACCCAGCTAGCCCATACAGCAGAACCCAACAACAAGACCCTCATAAACCCCAAAACccaacaacacccaaaaccctcaagagccccaaaacccaaaacagtaAAAGCCCCCATTAAACACCCAAATAACAACAAAACCCTAATGAAACCCAAAACCAAGCTACAGAAAAAGCCCCCAAAAAAAcccaacccacaaaaaaaaaaaaaaaaaaaaaccccgaaAAACCCTTCCCAACACCCTTGAGAGACACCCAAACCCGAGCCAACTGCAGCTGAAAAACAGGCCCAAAAAACAACATAGAACctaggaaaaaaacaaaaaaaacacccGCAGACACGGTGGCGTGTGGAGCAACGCGCGCCGGCGCCGATGAGAAATCTGTCGGGAAACCCACAGAAGTCGCAGAAAGCGCCGTTGAAGCCGCCGGAGGTGCGCGTGCACGGTGAAGAAGACCCAAACTCCGCAGATCTAACACCCAAGCTTCAGAAAACGCCCATGGCCACGCACTCCGGCACCGGCGCGTGGTAGTCACCCGCAACTGCTACGGCGGCGGGGAAAAGCCGGACCACGACGGAGAACCCTCCAGAGAAGCACATGCACGTGGGTGAGGACCCAAGCACTGTAGATCTACTACCCAAGGAGCAAAAGAACCCATCAACCATACACAACGGCGCAACGGCCATCTACAAAACAACGTATAAGACTGGAGCAGGCCGGCAGTCCTCTGGCGGGACGCGAGAGCACCGGAAAAACCCAACCACCGTCAAACTACacccaagaagaagagaaaccccaagctaaaagactaaaaaaagaaaagcactaGGAGGAAGGGACcagaagaggaggagggagggaggtCCTCCCTCCCTCACTCAAGACGGTTTTCACTGGGAGGGAGACCTAAGGGTTTTTTCtaagagagagatttttctgagagagagaaaaaattcaTCATAATTGTTATGTCAACCATTATggatctttaacaatttttataaTATGGGCAGTTTATCTACTTTTAgactattaatttattttttaatttgtttgtatttatcgTCCAGTGAAGCATCATTGACTGATATAGGTAGTTTATCctactttttatttctttttcttttttcttttttttttcctttgaattaCTGGAGTCTCATTTGGTTTATAAGCAAAATTTGATCTCAAGTCTCTcatacaacaaataaaaaaaaaaactgcttcaggaaaaaaaatatagaaatgagtttgaatttGTGAGTTTCCAAACATGCCCATTTCTTGATGTGATACTTTCAATTTGGTTCCATAACCGAGAGGAAGCAaagaaccaaaaacaaaaacaaaaaactcttCATTAAGTACCTGCTCCTGATCATGATCGCCACCATCTAACTGTCAGCTAATCCCAAGCATTGCCTGTCGGCTAATCCCAAGCATTGCCTGTAACCACCGATGCAACAGCTGTAAATTACAAACATATATGCATCTCTTCTGCATGTCAAATGGCAGAAGATTAGGAAAAGATCACTTCATGTAATAGGTTTCTCTCTGAAAAACAGCTTTTCCATAAGCAAGTTCTCTAATATCACAATCCACCAGAAAACTGTTCTTTTTCTTGAGAAAAGTGAATATTTTCTTTAACATGATTTGAAAAGGgaagaaaacaaagacaaaTAGTAAGTATATGAAGTATAAACCTAACAACAGCACATCAagcataaaattatttattccattcatcttttctgtttgttaattcaaaattcatttcTAAAGaaacaagtgaaaaaaaaaaaaaagaactacaaaAATGAATGAGTCTCCCTTTCTTGGCACATTCAATCAATTGAGTTTACTCCACATTCTTTGTCTAAATTCTTTTGTTCCCAAATCACCAGATGTTCAATGTAtagttgaaggaaaaaaaaaaaaaaaaaaaaaagaagcaatgaAGTTTTGTGCTCGTGGAGTTGCATCTCTGTCAGTCCATTTCATCTAAATGTCCAAATAGTTCTTTCCAGTGAGATGAAGCTTCTTCTGGGGTCCGATAAGTCCAGATGTGAGGCTTGGCTTTCTCACGAATTTCTAGAATTTCCTGCATCCAAAGTGTTTAGCCTGTTATCCTATGAATACAAGGATATTTATAGGCCAAACTAAATTCATAATCACCACCTCAAGTGACAAAtagaagaggaaaacaaattgGGAATGAAAAGTCTTTAGGCATCACAAAATCTTTATACTTGCCATGTATTATATACATTCTTTCAATTAAATTACTATATTTATAATAGAACCTCTATcaatctctctcaagccattttcaaagtcagctgATCAGTCTTCTGTCAAGTATATTAGTCACTCGGAATCCATTGGCCAATTAACACTGCCGCACATGAAGAATCTTTCATTCCATGCTTTTTTTCCTTCAAGACACTTGAGAATACTTGTCCATGCAAAAACACCTAGCGGTAAGCTACTTAATCACGTCTCTAAATATAAACCTCCAAACTTAAATTGAAGTCTTTATGATAAATTAAGGATTTAAGTGGCAAACAagtagaaaagataaaaagaaaataaatcaatcatATGCAGAAAATGCAATATATACATAGTTTGGGACAAAGACCTACGTCTATAGGCAAAAGATGGTCAGTGAGAAATTCCACCAACAAAAAGATTGAGTGCATTGATAATGCAAAACGCTCAAAACCTAAGTTCCCAAAAAACCCAAAGCCttcctcatttttcttttttttttctaaggcCATTTTGAATAGAAGAAAGAAATCCAAAGCCAAGTACATAGTGGCTGACAAAGTCGGTTTGGCAAGTCGGCTAATAGTGCGTAAATGACCACTAAGTTAGCTAAGTGCATGTATTATACTGTACAACACAATAGATGCTATCGGCACTTGCTCCACTGTTGCCCATGTTCTGCAAACCAAAGCAGACTTTGAAAGCTGCCAAAAAGGGTGGTCAAAAAGTGGAAGGTGTGCAGGTAAGAAACCCTTTCAACAATGGACTATGCGTTACTTGCTTTTGCCAAATAAAACAAGAATGAGATATGGATGTAATTAGGGCTTGCAACACAACTTGTGAATCTAACACGAACCCAACACTAAATTAGCATGTTAGGATTGAAGGGtctgacatgtttaattaaatgggtcaatcatatataattttatacccaCGTGTCGACACAATCTGAACCCAACACGTGACATTTAGGGCTAACAATTTTTACACTACCCGCAAACTCGAaacaaacccaacacaaaattagcggagaggtctgacccatttaattaaataggttgggtTATGTTTGACCTATATACTCTTACACTCATACCTTGAAACGACCTGAACCCGAAACACGAACACGAATTGCCACCCTAAAGTGTGATACACGGTACTTCTATTCACCTAACCACCAATTCAAACCACATCAACAAAAAAGTTCTATCCAAAATAAACGTGTAAATGCTCCCTGCCTCTCACACAAACTTGAAAATTGATCTCTGTAACTTATAAGCTTTCAATCAATGTGAGAGGAGTATGAAATTGTTTGACCTTCCACATAGGAGAAGAAATGTTTattacctttcttttttctgaagGATCTGTAGAACATACAAAATATACACATACTAGAATACCATCCCATTTTTCCATTTTCATGCATGGACTACTTCTTACCTCCTATACCATAACCAAATTTCCTCAAAATTCATATCAAATTCTGTAAAATTTGTGAAAGGGAAACTAAGTTTTTCCCCTCTACTACTGCTAATCTTTCTGCAAATCATACAACTATACTATAACCCCCCAATTATTGCCATCCACGCatattacaaaattttaaatttgtcacCACATTAGAATGACACTTAAACATCATAGACTAATGCTGGGAAAAATGTGTCTAATTTAGGAGGGGCAGAGGGGAAGTAGCCGGGGGTTGTGGTAAGGGTGATAGGGAGGTGCCAATCTCCTTCACCCGTGATGCAATTCCTGGTGGGCTCTCTGTGCTGCCACTTTCAGCCATATCTTAGAGGAGAGAGTTAGTACTCACACATAGAACAAGAAAGGAAATGTATAAACACTAACtaaaaatcaatgaaatatttaagaagaaaatagaagacaTCTAGCGGGAAACATTGTGTATCGAAACACATGCAACCAATAACATAGTGGTGAAGATTAATCCATGAAGCATTTGATTTAGCACCTTGATATTGAAGTTATATGTTGCATTAACTAGGAAAAGTGAtgcacaataaaataaaataaaaaataaaaaaaatccacaagTGAATAAAATTCGAAAAACAAACCTGAACCTCAGTAGACCGTTTTGTCTTTAGACTCAAACAATCAACAAGAGCAGTCCATTTCTCAGAACAGTTATCAAGAGCCCCGAGCCTATAGTACtgctgcatttgatgaactggTGCTGCCATAATATAAATGCCCGTCACA
Coding sequences:
- the LOC133877852 gene encoding uncharacterized protein LOC133877852 isoform X1, encoding MSSETEAPSGPRNRRFSCTTCFDALWFCYSPVHQMQQYYRLGALDNCSEKWTALVDCLSLKTKRSTEVQEILEIREKAKPHIWTYRTPEEASSHWKELFGHLDEMD
- the LOC133877852 gene encoding uncharacterized protein LOC133877852 isoform X2, which translates into the protein MSSETEAPSGPRNRRFSCTTCFDALWFCYSPVHQMQQYYRLGALDNCSEKWTALVDCLSLKTKRSTEVQKRCIYVCNLQLLHRWLQAMLGISRQAMLGIS